GCCATCGTTGAGCAACTGAAGTTGCAGAAGCGCGAAGAGCCGCTGATCCACCGGCGGGTTTACCGGCCATGGGGTTCATACGAAACCGTCGATGAGGGCGAACGCTTCAAGGTCAAGCGCATTACGGTCAAGCCGGGCGCGGCGCTTTCTTTGCAGATGCACAGCAGGCGCGCTGAGCACTGGATCGTGGTGACTGGCAGGGCGCTGGTGACGGTCGGGAAAAAACAGGTGCCGCTGGAGGCGAACCAGTCGATCTACATTCCGGTCGAAGAGCTTCACCGGCTCGAAAATCCCGGCGACGAGCCGCTCGAACTCATTGAAGTGCAGTCGGGCGGTTACCTCGGCGAGGACGACATCGTTCGCTTTGAAGATCACTACGGCCGACTGTGAACAGTGGACGGAGTTGCCTTTCCGGTTTTTTCTTCTCTTTAGGATTTATAGGTTGTATAAGTTTTATCGGGTCTGTAAGTCCCATAGAAGAGGATGGATGGTTTTGAGAGCAACGATTATTGTAATACATTCATCTGTTGCGATCATGCGGCACTCCAGACGATTTTCAATCAAAATTCCGGTAGCATATGGCTGAAGAAATGAAATCTCCCAACCAGAATCAGCCGGTTGGTGACGTCGTGAAGGGTGATTTTGCGACCATTCTTGTTGGTCTGGGCACGATGCTCGACGGAGCGCTGACACCTCTGAGCAAAGTCGTCGCCTCGGCGCTTGATTCGATGACGGTTGTCGCGCACCAGATTCTCAATGGCATCAGCAATTCGATTGACAATAAGCAGCAGTAATTCTCCTTTCCCGGGACTTTCCCTCGTAGCGCATCTGAAGGCAGTCATCTCCGCTCGAAGGCTGCCTTTCTCTTTTCCTGCCGATTCTCGTATATTCAGACTTTTCCGCGAAAACGGGCCATAACCTGCTTTTCGCTTACGATATTTCCAGTTTGACATTTTCCAAGCCATGCCAGCCACCTATCCCGAGTACCCGTCCAGCCTTTCCTACAGCGCCATGGAGGCGCAAATCCGCGAGTTCTGGATCGAACGGAATATTTTCAGGAAGAGCCTCGAAAAGGATGCGCCCAAAGGCATCTACTCCTTTTACGAAGGCCCGCCGACGGTGAATGGAAAGCCCGGCGTGCACCACCTGTTCAGCCGCACCATCAAGGATGTGGTGTGCCGTTACCACACCATGCAGGGCTATCAGGTTCCGCGCAAGGCTGGCTGGGACACGCACGGCCTGCCGGTCGAAATCTCGGTCGAGAAGAAGCTTGGCCTAAAAAACAAGTCGCACGTCGAGGAGTACGGCGTGGGCGAGTTCAACCGTGAGGCGCGAGCGCTGGTTTATCACCACATCGACGACAACCGCGAGGGGTGGGGCAAGCTGACTGAGCGCATGGGCTATTGGGTCGATATGGACAGCCCTTACATCACCTGCGACAATAATTATATCGAGTCGGTTTGGTGGGCCCTGAAGACCATTTTCGACAAAGGGCTGATCTACAAGGATTACAAGATCGTGCCGCAGGATCCGAAGTCCGAGACCGTGCTCAGCTCGCACGAGCTGGCGCTGGGCTACAAAGAGGTGCAGGATCCGAGTGTCTATATCAAGTTTCGCCTGAAGGATTCGGGTGAAAGCATTCTCGTCTGGACGACCACGCCGTGGACGCTCATCTCGAACGTCGCCCTCGCCGTTGGCCGCGACATCGACTACGTGCGCGTCAAGCATCGCGAAACTGGCGAGGTGCTGATTCTGGCCGAGTCGCGCTTGTCGGTGCTTGTCGAGAAGATCGGCGACGAGTCGGCCTGGGAAGTCATCGACCGCTGCAAAGGCAGTGATCTCGAAGGGCGCGACTACGAGCCGCTTTTCAACTACTTTTCGCCGGAGCGCCGCGCATGGTACGTGGTGTGTGGCGATTTCGTTTCGACCGGCGAAGGTACCGGCATTGTGCACATCGCTCCGGCGTTCGGCGCGGACGACTACGAGCTGTCGAAGCAGTACCAGCTTCCGATGCTTCAGCCGGTGGCTCGCAACGGCTGCTTCACCGCCGAGGTTCCGGACTACGAGGGGATGTTCTTCAAGGATGCCGACAAGCCGATCATGCAGCGGCTCAAGGAGGAGGGCAAGCTCTACCGCCGCGAGACGATCCAGCACACCTACCCCTTCTCGTGGCGTTACGATGTGCCGGTGATCTACTACGCCCGCGAGTCGTGGTACATCCGCACTACCGACATCGCACCGCGCATGGTGGCGCTGAACAAGACGATCAACTGGAACCCGCCGGAGATTGGCACGGGCCGCTTCGGCAACTGGCTCGAAGAGAACAAAGACTGGGCGCTTTCCCGCGAACGCTTTTGGGGCACGCCGCTGCCGGTTTGGGTTGCCGAGGATTTCGCCATCGGCGATGGCCCCGACTCCGGCAAGCTCTTCGCGGTCGGCTCGGTCGCGGAGCTTCGCGAGGGCTTCATCGAGATTGATGGCGAAGAGATGAATCTCGGCGATGCGCTTGACAAGGGGCTCGTCGAACTCGACCTGCACAAGCCGTTCGTGGATCGCATCTGGTTCATCCGCGATGGCAAGCGCTTCAACCGCACGCCGGAGCTGATCGACGTCTGGTTCGATAGCGGCTCGATGCCCTTCGCCCAGCTGCACTACCCATTCGAGAACAAAGAGCTGTTCGACAAGACCTTCCCGGCGGACTTTATCGCCGAGGGCGTTGACCAGACGCGAGGCTGGTTTTACACGCTGCACGCCATCGCAACGCTCATTTTCGACCGTCCGGCCTACCGGAACGTCGTTGTCAACGGTCACATCCTCGACAAGAGTGGCCAGAAGATGTCCAAATCGAAAGGCAATGTGGTCGATCCGTTCGAGTCGATGGAGCAGTACGGCGCGGACGCTATCCGCTGGTATCTGATGATCACCAGCCCGCCGTGGCGCCCGAAGCTTTTCAATGCCGCCGAGATCGAGGAGGAGCAGCGCAAGTTCTTCCGCGCCTTCATCAACAGCTACAACTTTTTCGTGCTCTACGCGAACGTCGATGGCTTTCGCTACGAAGAGGCTGACATTCCGTTCACTCAGCGTTCGGAGCTTGACCGCTGGGTCCTCTCCAGCCTCAACACGCTCATCGCCGAAGTGACCAGCCGCATGGAGCAGTATGACCTCACGGGTGCGTGCCGTCTCATTGGCGACTTCACCGTTGATGATCTGTCGAACTGGTACATCCGCCGCTCGCGCAAACGCTTCTGGAAGGGGGAGATGGGGCCGGACAAGCTTTCGGCCTACCAGACGCTCTCGACGGTGCTCGAAACGCTCGCGAAGCTGATGGCTCCGTTCGTACCTTTCATCGCCGAAAAAATCTGGCTCGACCTGAAGAGCGTCGGTGGAACCTCGAAAGCCGAATCGGTGCACTTGGCCGACTGGCCGGTGGCCGATGAAAGCTGCATCGATGCGGCGCTCGAAGAGCGCATGAAGAAGGCGCAGATCATCACCTCGCTGGTGCGCACCATGCGCGAGAAGGCCGGCATCAAGGTGCGCCAGCCGCTCCGGCGCATCCTGCTCGCCGCCGCCGAACCCGGTTCGCGCGCCGCCTATGAGCTGGTATCGGACATCATCAAGGAAGAGGTCAATGTCCAGAAGATCGAGTATGTCGAGGACGAGGATGGCTCGGTTATCAGCAAGAAGGCCAAGCCCAATTTCAAGACCCTCGGTCCACGTTTCGGCAAGGACATGAAGCTGCTGGCCGAGGAGATCAGGATCATGAGTCACAAGCAGATTTCGCGCCTTGAAAAGGAAGGTTCCATCGAGATCGATCTCGGCGGACGCATCTGCACCGTGCTTCGTGAGGATGTTGACATCGTGCACGAGGACATCGAGGGGTGGCTGGTGGCGGCGGACGACGCGCACCGCATCATGGTGGCGCTTGACACCGAAATCACCGAAGAGCTTGAGATGCTTGGTCTGGCCCGCGAGCTGGTCAGCCGCATCCAGACGCTCCGCAAGGAGAGTGGTCTCGAAATTACCGACCGTATCGCTCTGACGATTGCGGGCAGCGAAAAGCTGCTGGCGGCGGCCAGAAAGAGCGAGTCCTATATTATGGACGAAACGCTTGCCACGTCGATTGTACTGTTGCCGCTCGACGATTCGCAGCCGGGCGACGGCGTGGAGCAGGTCAACAATGAATTGTGCCGGTTGTCGCTTGAAAAATCCGGTTCGTGATCGTATTATATAACTTCGTGTTTTTTTACGGTTTACCGCTGGGTTGCCGTTGGAACCTCTAAACCATGACCATCATGTCGAAGAAAACCAGCCCTGTTCAGGAAAGCCCTGTGGAGTCTACGGAAGAGACCAGACTGACCAGGACTTACCTGAGCGACGAGGAGCTCGAACACTTCAGGCAGCTTCTGCTGAAGCGGCGTGATGAGGTGCTGCGTGACCTCGATATTCTTCGCTCCTCACTGTCCGAGGAGAGTGTCGAGGACTCGATCAACTCGAACTACTCGATGCACATGGCCGATCACGGTACCGAAACCATGGATCGCGAGCAGCGCTTCATGTTCATTGCCCGTGACGAAAAATATCTGCACTACATCGATCAGGCTCTCGATCGCATCCGCAACAAGACCTACGGTATCTGCACCAAATCGGGCAAGCCGATTCCCAAGAAGCGTCTCGAGGCCGTGCCGCACACCTCGGTCAGGATCGAATTCAAGCAGACCAAGAAATAAAGCATCAACCTGTCCGGAACATTATCACAGATTGAAAAGGCTGTCCATACCGGGCAGCCTTTCGTTTTTTCCATAAAAAAAGAAAAGCCGTCTTGTCCGGAAGCGAAGACGGCTTTTTTATCTGGCGCGGTTTCTCGTTCAGCAAACAGGAAGGCTTAGTCGTTCTCTTCCTTGTCGGTCGTGGCGTCGGCGATCGGGATGGGGTAGTCGCCGCTGAAGCAGGCAGTGCAGTAGCTGCAGGTTTCGCCCTCGAATTCCGGTACGCTGTTCAGGAGGCCCTGCATGGAGAGATATCTCAGTGAATCCACGCCGATGTACTCCCTGATTTTTTCGATATCGCCCAGCTCGTGCTCGGCGTCAGCAAGCATGTGCGTGAGCAGTTGGCGCTTGGAGGGGAAGTCCATGCCGTAAAAGCAGGGATTGGTGATCGGTGGTGAGCTGATGTGCAGGTGAATCTCTTTCGGATTGGCCTCGCGAACCAGCTTGATGAGCATCTTGGCCGTTGTGCCGCGCACGATCGAGTCATCGACGAGGATGATTGGGCGGCCCTGCATGACGCCGCGCACGATGTTGTATTTCGAGCGAACCTTGATTTCACGGCTCTGAATGCCTGGCTGAATAAAGGTGCGGCCAACATAGTGGTTGCGGATCAGGCCGTGCTCGAAGCGCGCAGGCTTGCCGAGTTTGTTGCTTTCTCTGACGAAGCCGAGCGCAGCCGTGTTCGAGGAGTCTGGCACGCTGACTACGGCCAGCTCCTTGTCGTTGGGGTCTCGTTCGATCGTTGATTCCCTGGCCAGGTTCTTGCCGAGGTTCCGGCGCACCTTGTCAACCGAGTGCCGAAAGATGAAGCTGTCCGGGCGGGCGAAATAGACATACTCGAAGATGCAGCGGGCTTTGCGCTCGACAGGTGGAAGGTAGAGCGAAACCGGCTTTTCGTTGTCCACGGCGAGGTGGTCGATCAGGAGGATTTCACCCGGTTCGATGTCGCGGATGTACTCGGCCTTGATGATGTCGAAAGCACAGGTTTCGCTCGCTACGACGTAGGCCAGCTCACCGGTTGCGGGATCGATTTTCTTGCCGAGAGCCAAGGGGCGCACGCCGTAAGGGTCTCGCGCCGCAATCATCTGGTTGTTGGCCAGAATCACGATCGAAAAAGCTCCTTCTACCTGCCGCAATGCATCGTAAATCTGGTGCAGTGGCTCTTTTTCCTTGCTGCGCGCGGCAAGGTGCGGGATGATTTCGGTATCCGATGAGGCCTGGAAAATTACGCCCTCTTCGGTCAGCTCCTTGCGCAAAACTCTCGAATTGGTCAGGTTTCCGTTGTGGGCGATGGCGAGGCTGCCGGAGCGGTAGGTGAGGGAGAAGGGCTGGATATTGTTGTTCGATTTGGAGGCGCCGGTGGTGGAGTAGCGGTTATGGCCGATTGCTGCGTATCCGCTCAGGTTCTCGAAAATCTGTTCGTCCTTGAAAACTTCGGATACCAGCCCCAGCCCTTTATGCTGCTTGAACAGGGTCTTTTTCTTGGCCTTGTTGTATTCGGCAACGACGATACCTGCGGCTTCCTGTCCTCGGTGTTGTAGCGAGTAGAGGCCGTAAAAGGTATCTTCGGCGGGAGTTTTTGAATTAAAAACGCCGAAAACTCCGCACATATCAGTAAAATCTTGAGATTGTGTAAAATCTTTGCCTCTGAGAGGCAAGTGAAACTAATATATCAAGGAGAAACATAAAAACCATGAAAGAGAAATTGGGGCTTACATAACACACGCCAAACAGGTCATTTTGTCATCTGTCGTTCACTCCGGCTTTCCGAATAGTTCAATGGAGAATGAGCTCTGTTGTGACCTCTGAACTGCTTTGGCTGGAATGGAATAAGCGGTTCAGCCGTTGTTAGCAGACAGTAGTCAGAATATCTTTATTCACTCAACTGATCATCAATGAACTCATCCACGAAAAAAACTCCGTCACAATCGGTCTGGACATGGATTGTTATTACCCTGTTGTGGGGAAGCGTCTTCTTCGCTACCTCTACCTGGATTCTCGGCATCGTCTCCAGCTGGTTTGACGGTGGCGCATTCAGTCCTGATCGCGCCGAAGCGCTGCGCGTCTATGCAATGTATGTCCCTGCGCTGTTGGTTGTTGCGCTCTCGGCCATGGTGATACAAAGCCGACTCGATCCGGGCTGGCAAAAGCAGAGAGAGCGCGAAAAAGCGGTTCGGGCAGGAAAGCGTGAACAGCTTTTTGTTTCGTTTGCGGCCAGCATTGCCACGAGCTCTCTTTTCACTTTGTTGACGGCTGCTGCTCACATGCTCGCCGCGCCGGTTATCGGAACAGCTGTCAGTTTCAGCGTGAAGACCGTGCTGGTTGCGGCGGGGCTTAACATCGCGTTTGGAATTGCAGCGTCGCTGTTTGTGGGGATGATTTTTCTGGTGTTTGGCGTTGCGAAAGGGGGTTCGAAAGCGTGAAGCGTTCGGCGGAAAGGGCATAAAAAAAAGCGCAGGATAACCTGCGCTTTTTTTTTCTTTTCTGTGGAGCTAAGGAGACTCGAACTCCTGACCCTTTGCATGCCATGCAAATGCTCTACCAACTGAGCTATAGCCCCATCGACAAGGCTTAATTATCAGAAAAAAAATTTGCATTTCCAACAGCTTTTTTTGAATCTTGGGGGTGAAAGTTTTAAAAGCTGAAAAAAAATGACATTATGGGTCTGCTGTACAGTATGAAAGAGGGGTTTTCAGGGATTGGCCGGGCCAAACTTCCTGCTTTTGTGACCATAGCTGTCGGCTTTTTCTCACTGCTGTTGCTGGGCCTGTTCGGCACGGTCTCCCTCAGCTTTTATCAGGTGATTCAGGAGGTGCGCTCTCGCGTTGAACTGGAGGTTTTCTTTGATGAAACTGTCAACGACGATCAGGCGCGCTCGCTCGGAGAAAAGATGCAGGCGATTCCCGGAGTGGCTGCAACGCACTATATCTCGCGGGATGAAGCCGCATCGAGGTTCAGGCGTGATTTTGGAGAGGATGTCGTGACCATTCTGGGCATGAATCCCCTCCCTCGCTCGGTGACGCTGAATATCGATCAGCGTTACGCTCTTCCGGACAGCATCGCCGTTATCAGAAAGAAGCTCGAAGCCTTGCATCAGGGGCTTGACATTCGGTACAATCAGGAGTATCTGACAGGCATCGAGAAGAATGCGCGGCTTTTTACGCTCATTACTGCCGGAGTTGGCGGGGTGATCGCCCTGGCGACCATCATTCTGAACGCTTTTACCGTCCGGCTTGCCATGTACGCCCGGCGTGACCGCATCAAAACCATGAGGCTGGTCGGCGCGACCCGCTGGTTCATCAGTGCGCCGTTTCTTATCGAGGGTGCGGTGCTCGGGCTGGTTTCGGGTGGGCTGGCTGCGCTTGGTCTCTGGCTCATTTTCGAGCAGGCGCTTTTGCGCTACGAACCGGCGATCTACCAGATACTGCATCCATCGACTTACGTGATCTATCCGGGACTTGTCCTGCTCGGCATTGTGCTCGGTTTTTTCGGCAGCACCTGGTCGGTGGCCCGCTTCCTGCGCGTTTCCTGAGCGCTGCCGCCGGGATAAATGGCTACTCGTTGGTGAAGCCATAGAGCATCGCGATCTCTTCGGCCCAGCCCTCGGCATTGGGGGTTTCGAGTATCAGCGGTATCTCCTCGAGCGCCGGGTGACGCATGATGTGCGCAAAGGCGTCGATGCCGATCATCCCCTTGCCGAGGCACTCGTGCCGGTCAACCTTACTGCCGAGTTTCTGCTTCGCATCGTTCAGGTGCATTCCCTTCAGATAAAGCAATCCCACAACACGGTCAAACTCTCTCAGCGTCGCGTCGAATGCTTCCGGCGTTCTCAAATCGTAGCCACTGGCGAAAAGATGGCAGGTGTCGAGGCAGACGCCGACGCGCGACTTGTCCTCCACCAGTTCGATGATTCGCGCCAGATGCTCGAAGCGCCAGCCGAGATTACTGCCCTGTCCTGCCGTGTTTTCGATCACCGCTGTCACACCCGCCGTCGCATCGAGTGAGCGGTTCACCGATTCGGCGATGGTTTTGAGGCAGGCATCTTCATCAGTCAGATTGAGGTGGCTGCCGGGGTGGAAGTTCAGCATCGTCAGGCCGAGCGCCTCGGCGCGCTGCATTTCGGTGACGAACGCCTTGCGCGACTTTTCGATCTTGTCGGCTTCGGGAGCACCGAGGTTGATGAGGTAGCTGTCGTGCGGCAAAATATGCTCAGGCAGGAATCCTGCTTCATCGCAATTGCGCCGGAACGCCTCGATCGAGGCCGCCGTAAGCGGCGCGGAGTGCCACTGGCGCTGGTTGCGGGTGAACATGGCAAACGCTTTCGCGCCGATCTTTTGTGCGTTCAGCGGGGCGTTCTCGACGCCTCCGGCAATACTGACATGGGCGCCGACCCGTTTCATACTATCGTGTTGTTTGCAGGTTTTCGTGTGTTGATCAGAGCTTAACGACGATCTGCCGTTGAAGGTTCAATCGGTTAGCCTGTCGATGATCTCGTCCGGCAGGTTTGCGGTTTTGCGGATCGACCACCCGCCGTTGCGCGATGGCCGGGTTGAAAGCAGTTCGCCGAGCAGGCCGGTCGAGAAGAACTGCACGCCGAGGATGATGAGCAGGATGCCGAGGAACAGAATCGGCCGGTTGCCTGCCGGTTTGTCGAACAGGTACTTTTCGATGGTAACGTAAAGGCTGATGCAGAAGCCAAAGAAGAAGCTGCCGAGGCTCATCATGCCGAAAAAGTGCATCGGGCGTTTGAGGTAGCGGGTGATGAACATCACCGAAAGGAAATCGAACAGACCCGGCAGGAATCGCGATGCCCCAAACTTGCTCTTGCCGAACTTGCGCGCGTGGTGCATGACGGGAATTTCAGTGACGCGGAATCCTTTCCACTTTGCCAGCACCGGAATGTAGCGGTGCATTTCGCCGTGCAGGTCGAGCGAAGCGACGAGTTCGCGGCTGTAGGCTTTCAGGCCGCAGTTGAAGTCGTGCAGCGGGATGCCGCTGAAGAGGCGCGTCGTCAGGTTGAAAAGCTTCGAAGGCACGGTTTTACTCATCGGATCGTTCCGTTCCCGCTTCCATCCGCTCACCAGGTCGAATCCTTCGTTTATTTTCAGAACAAGGCCGGCGATCTCGCGCGGATCGTCCTGCATGTCGGCGTCGATGGTGACGACCACCTCACCCGACGCCGCTCGAAATCCTGCCGAGAGTGCCTCGGTCTTGCCATAATTCCGCCGGAACGAGATCAGTCGCAGCTCCGGCCTGTCAGTCATCAATTCACCGATCACCTTGTCGGAGCCATCGGTCGAACCGTCATCGACCATGATGATCTCGAAACTGAATTCGTCTCCGAAACATCGCTTCAGCTCGGAGCTTTTCAGCGCTGCGAACAGGCTTTCGCAGAATTCGGGAAGCGATTCCCGCTCGTTGTAGAGCGGCACGATGATGGAGAGGCTCGTCATTTATACACCTCTGGCGTCTGGGTTCCAGATGTACTTGTGCAGCTGGAGCTGCATCCGTACCGGGAGGCGGTCGCGTAGCATCCATTCGGCGAGGAGGCGCGGTTCGAGCTGGCCGAACACCGGGCCGAAGATGATCGAACATTTGCCGAGGATGCCGTGTCCGGCGATATACGATTTTGCCCACAGGTAATCCGCCTCCGAGGCGACGACGATCTTGAATTCGAAGCGTTCCGGCTCGTTGAGGGCGAGTGTGAAATTGGCGGCGCAATTATGCTCCATGACTCCCGACGACGGCGCCTTGATGTCGATGATCGCGTGCACACGCGGGTCAACGCGATCCACCGGCAGGAAGCCGCCTGTTTCGAGCAACACCACTGGATGCCGGTCGCAGAGCGCTGAAAGCAGCCCGAATGTCCCAGATTGAAGCAGCGGCTCGCCGCCCGTGACCTCGACGCACGGCGCATCAAACGCGAGTACGCGGTGCATGATCTCGTCAATAGTCATCGCAGTGCCCGGCTCCTCAGCGTAGGTTGTGTCGCAGTAACGGCAACCGTGGCCGCATCCGGCGAGGCGCACGAAGGCGCAAGGCCAGCCTGCAAACGAAGACTCACCCTGGATTGAGTAAAAAATCTCGCTGATATTGAGGGGGGCTTCCGTGCTCATGGCTGCTTGTCAAGCAGTTTTTCGAGCGCGGCGGGGTAGAGGCGATGCTCGCACCGGAGCACCCGCTCGGCGAGTGTTTTTGGCGTGTCGCCTGGCAGCACCGGCACATGATTCTGCATGATGATCCGGCCCTTGTCGTACTCCTCGTTGACGAAGTGAACCGTCGCCCCGCTCCGGGTTTCACCCGACGCGATCACCGCCTCGTGCACGCGCATTCCGTACATGCCATGGCCGCCGAACTGCGGCAGCAGCGACGGATGGATGTTCACGATTTTTTCCGGGTAGGCGGCAATCACCGCGTCCGGAATCTTGCGCAGATACCCGGCGAGCAGGATCATGTCGATCTGCCGATCCCGGAGTTCGCTCAGCATGGCGCGGGCGAAATCGTCATGCGAGCCGAACTGCGATTCCGAGAGGTGCAGTGTCTCGATGCCATACTCTTTTGCGAAATCGATCGCGCCGCACTGCGAGCGATTCGACAGGCACATCACGATCTCGGCAGGCAGCTCGCGTTCGATGATCGCGTGGAACAGCGCCTTGAAGTTTGAGCCCGTTCCCGAGCAGAATACCGCCAACCGTTTTTTCTTGTCAATCATGCAGATCGCGTACAAAGGATTTCGTGAATTCCCTCTAATATGCACCCGAACGTTGCTTTTTTCAAGCTGAAAGGTTCCCCGCGAACGGTTCAGTTAAGAGTGTGCCTGCGCGGAGTTGCAGTTCTCCGGTCGGTATAGTCGCGGATTTTTGTAAATTCCCGGTCTATTTTTGATTTCCGAACACAACACAACTCTCTGCTCATGCTTGATCCTGTCATCAAACGGGCGCTCGTGTCCGTTTCCGACAAAACCGGCATCGTCGATTTCTGCCGCGAACTGGCCTCGATGGATGTCGAAATCTTCTCCACCGGTGGCACGCTGAAATTACTTCAAGGTGCTGGTATCGTCGCGCAATCCATTTCGACCATCACCGGTTTTCCGGAGATCATGGACGGCAGGGTCAAGACGCTTCATCCGAAAATCCACGGTGGTCTGCTTGCCGTGCGCGACAACGCCGAGCACCAGAAGGCGGCCCGCGAGAACGGTATCCAGTTCATCGATCTCGTGGTGGTGAACCTCTATCCCTTCGAGGCAACTATCGCCAAAGCGGATGTGACTTTCGAGGAGGCTATTGAAAATATCGATATTGGTGGCCCATCGATGCTGCGCAGCGCGGCCAAGAACAACGAGTCGGTCACGGTGGTTACCGATGTCGCCGACTACGCCACCGTGCTTGACGAAATGCGCTCGAACGGTGGCGCGACCACGCGGGCCACCCGTCTGACGCTCGCGGCCAAAGTGTACGCGCTGACCTCGCGCTACGACACGGCCATTGCGGCCTACATGGCTAAAGCCGCTGGAGTCAAGGGCGCGGGCGACACGATGACCCTCAAGCTCGAAAAAGAGCTGAGCATGCGCTACGGCGAGAACCCGCACCAGAGCGCCGGACTCTACAAAATGGACGATGGCAACGGCGTGCGTTCGTTCAGCGCGATTTTCGAGAAGCTGCACGGTAAAGAGTTGTCGTATAACAATATGCTTGACATCGCCGCTGCGACTGGTATCATCGAGGAGTTTCGCGGCGAGGAGCCGTCGGTGGTGATTGTCAAGCACACCAATCCGTGCGGCGTCGCGCAGGCGCCGACGCTCTGCGAGGCCTACCGCAAAGCCTTCTCGACCGACACGCAGGCTCCGTTTGGCGGTATCATCGCCTTCAACCGCCCGCTCGACATGGAGACAGCCAGCGCGGTCAACGAAATCTTCACCGAGATTCTCATCGCTCCGGCTTTCGAAGATGGCGTGCTCGAGATGCTCATGAAGAAGAAGGACCGCCGTCTCGTGCTCCAGAAGCAGCCGTTGCCGAAAGCTGGCTGGGAGTTCAAGTCCACGCCGTTCGGCATGCTCGTGCAGGAGCGCGACAGTAAGACGGTTGCTCCTGAAGAGCTGAAGGTGGTCACGAAGCGCCAGCCGACCGCTGAAGAGCTGGCCGACCTGATGTTCGCCTGGAAGATCGTGCGGCACATCAAATCCAACACGATCCTCTACGTCAAGAACCGCCAGACCTTCGGCGTCGGCGCGGGCCAGATGTCGCGCGTCGATTCATCGAAAATCGCCCGCTGGAAAGCCTCGGAAGTGGCCCTCGATCTCAGGGGATCGGTTGTCGCCTCCGACGCCTTCTTCCCCTTCGCCGATGGCCTTCTCGCTGCCGCTGAAGCTGGGGTAACCGCCGTCATCCAGCCGGGTGGTTCGATCCGCGACAACGAAGTCATCGAAGCCGCCGACGCCAACAATCTCGCAATGGTCTTCACCGGAATGCGCCATTTCAAGCACTGAGGTAGCAGAAAAAGACAGAGAACTGCAAGGGCAGCAGGAACAACGTGATGAGCGTTGTTCCTGCTGCCTTTTTGTTTTTACTGCTATTCCGGGATTGTATTTCTCACAAAAACCGCACTACGACAAACACCCCAACCATAGTAAATGCCACGGCGATCCGGGCAGCTATGCCGATGGCCATACCGATCCAGACTCCGAATCCGGCGGTGCTGGCGGTGCGGAGGTCTTTCTGGGCGTAGAGTTCACCACCGACGGCTCCGGCAAAGGGGCCGATGATGATGCCTGGCAGTCCGAACATGAGCCCAATGATCGTGCCGATTGCCGCGCCGATGATGCCGTATTTGCCTGCGCCGAAGCGTCTTGCTCCGAGCAGCCCGCCGAGAAAGTCGATGAGGTAGGCCGCCGCGGTGAGCACGCCGAGGATGGTGAGCGTTCCCCAGCCGACATAGACGAAGCCTTCCGCCCAGGCGGCGAAGACGAGGCCCGCGAAGATGAGCAGCACGCCGGGCAGACCGGGCAGCAGCAGGCCTGCGAATCCGGTAATGAGCAGAAGCGCAGAGGCGAGCCAGAGGATGGTGGAGGTTTCCATAATCAGTGGAAGATATTGGGCTGAAGCCTTGAATTTTTTATCTGA
The nucleotide sequence above comes from Chlorobaculum tepidum TLS. Encoded proteins:
- the nfo gene encoding deoxyribonuclease IV, translating into MKRVGAHVSIAGGVENAPLNAQKIGAKAFAMFTRNQRQWHSAPLTAASIEAFRRNCDEAGFLPEHILPHDSYLINLGAPEADKIEKSRKAFVTEMQRAEALGLTMLNFHPGSHLNLTDEDACLKTIAESVNRSLDATAGVTAVIENTAGQGSNLGWRFEHLARIIELVEDKSRVGVCLDTCHLFASGYDLRTPEAFDATLREFDRVVGLLYLKGMHLNDAKQKLGSKVDRHECLGKGMIGIDAFAHIMRHPALEEIPLILETPNAEGWAEEIAMLYGFTNE
- a CDS encoding glycosyltransferase family 2 protein, with protein sequence MTSLSIIVPLYNERESLPEFCESLFAALKSSELKRCFGDEFSFEIIMVDDGSTDGSDKVIGELMTDRPELRLISFRRNYGKTEALSAGFRAASGEVVVTIDADMQDDPREIAGLVLKINEGFDLVSGWKRERNDPMSKTVPSKLFNLTTRLFSGIPLHDFNCGLKAYSRELVASLDLHGEMHRYIPVLAKWKGFRVTEIPVMHHARKFGKSKFGASRFLPGLFDFLSVMFITRYLKRPMHFFGMMSLGSFFFGFCISLYVTIEKYLFDKPAGNRPILFLGILLIILGVQFFSTGLLGELLSTRPSRNGGWSIRKTANLPDEIIDRLTD
- a CDS encoding 7-carboxy-7-deazaguanine synthase QueE, translating into MSTEAPLNISEIFYSIQGESSFAGWPCAFVRLAGCGHGCRYCDTTYAEEPGTAMTIDEIMHRVLAFDAPCVEVTGGEPLLQSGTFGLLSALCDRHPVVLLETGGFLPVDRVDPRVHAIIDIKAPSSGVMEHNCAANFTLALNEPERFEFKIVVASEADYLWAKSYIAGHGILGKCSIIFGPVFGQLEPRLLAEWMLRDRLPVRMQLQLHKYIWNPDARGV
- the purN gene encoding phosphoribosylglycinamide formyltransferase, with protein sequence MIDKKKRLAVFCSGTGSNFKALFHAIIERELPAEIVMCLSNRSQCGAIDFAKEYGIETLHLSESQFGSHDDFARAMLSELRDRQIDMILLAGYLRKIPDAVIAAYPEKIVNIHPSLLPQFGGHGMYGMRVHEAVIASGETRSGATVHFVNEEYDKGRIIMQNHVPVLPGDTPKTLAERVLRCEHRLYPAALEKLLDKQP
- the purH gene encoding bifunctional phosphoribosylaminoimidazolecarboxamide formyltransferase/IMP cyclohydrolase, with protein sequence MLDPVIKRALVSVSDKTGIVDFCRELASMDVEIFSTGGTLKLLQGAGIVAQSISTITGFPEIMDGRVKTLHPKIHGGLLAVRDNAEHQKAARENGIQFIDLVVVNLYPFEATIAKADVTFEEAIENIDIGGPSMLRSAAKNNESVTVVTDVADYATVLDEMRSNGGATTRATRLTLAAKVYALTSRYDTAIAAYMAKAAGVKGAGDTMTLKLEKELSMRYGENPHQSAGLYKMDDGNGVRSFSAIFEKLHGKELSYNNMLDIAAATGIIEEFRGEEPSVVIVKHTNPCGVAQAPTLCEAYRKAFSTDTQAPFGGIIAFNRPLDMETASAVNEIFTEILIAPAFEDGVLEMLMKKKDRRLVLQKQPLPKAGWEFKSTPFGMLVQERDSKTVAPEELKVVTKRQPTAEELADLMFAWKIVRHIKSNTILYVKNRQTFGVGAGQMSRVDSSKIARWKASEVALDLRGSVVASDAFFPFADGLLAAAEAGVTAVIQPGGSIRDNEVIEAADANNLAMVFTGMRHFKH
- a CDS encoding DUF456 domain-containing protein, with protein sequence METSTILWLASALLLITGFAGLLLPGLPGVLLIFAGLVFAAWAEGFVYVGWGTLTILGVLTAAAYLIDFLGGLLGARRFGAGKYGIIGAAIGTIIGLMFGLPGIIIGPFAGAVGGELYAQKDLRTASTAGFGVWIGMAIGIAARIAVAFTMVGVFVVVRFL